Proteins from a single region of Apis mellifera strain DH4 linkage group LG7, Amel_HAv3.1, whole genome shotgun sequence:
- the LOC412259 gene encoding BTB/POZ domain-containing protein KCTD9 isoform X1 produces MKRITLFVNGTNISNGKVFMVTNSLDELLTAASTKFNIVAKRIFNVQGGEIDDINLVRDDDVLYVSCGEDFISKDKLCIPSQLNTYSEWITLNVGGKYFTTTRDTLTKKEPMSMLARMFTDTTGTEQRILPSRQDKNGAFLIDRSPTYFEPLLNYLRHGQIILDTNVNAAGVLAEARFYGIEGAINILTEMADEEELQRSGLVSLTRKDVLKAIMSTPTTSELRFQGGNFVGADLSQLDLRNINFKYAIMRGCSLAGSNLSGCCFERADLSHANLQGAVLSCVRMLCANLAAANLRSCNFEDPSGVPANMEGVNLKGANLEGSIMSAVNLRVATLKNAILRNCDLRSAVLAGADLECCDLSGSDLHDANLRGANFKNAEFNRMLTPLHMSQTIR; encoded by the exons ATGAAGAGAATAACGCTTTTTGTCAATGGCACCAATATTTCAAATGGCAAG gTATTTATGGTAACCAATTCACTAGATGAATTATTAACAGCAGCTAGCacaaaatttaacattgttgccaaaagaatatttaatgttcAAGGTGGAGAAATTGATGATATTAATCTAGTcag GGATGATGATGTTTTATACGTTTCATGTGgagaagattttatttcaaaggaTAAGCTTTGTATTCCAAgtcaattaaatacatattcagAATGGATTACACTGAATGTtggtggaaaatattttacaacaacCAGAGATACTTTAACAAAAAAGGAACCAATGAGTATGTTGGCCAg AATGTTTACAGACACTACAGGCACTGAACAAAGGATCTTACCTAGCCGACAAGATAAAAATGGTGCATTTCTAATTGATAGAAGTCCTACATATTTTGAACcattgttgaattatttaagaCATGGACAAATAATACTTGATACCAATGTGAATGCAGCAG gtGTTTTGGCAGAAGCACGCTTTTATGGAATAGAAGgtgctattaatatattgactGAAATGGCAGATGAAGAAGAGCTCCAAAGAAGTGGTTTAGTATCATTAACTCGTAAAGATGTACTTAAAGCAATTATGTCAACACCTACAACATCAGAACTTAGGTTTCAAGGTGGTAATTTTGTTGGTGCTGACTTATCACAATTAGATctcagaaatataaatttcaag tatgCAATTATGCGTGGCTGTAGTTTGGCAGGTTCAAATTTATCGGGTTGTTGCTTTGAACGAGCCGATTTATCTCATGCAAATTTACAAGGTGCTGTGTTAAGTTGTGTAAGAATGCTATGTGCAAATCTAGCTGCTGCCAATCTTCGTTCATGTAATTTTGAAGATCCTTCGGGCGTACCTGCTAATATGGAAGGTGTGAATCTTAAAGGTGCCAATCTTGAAGGCAGTATTATGTCTGCTGTAAATCTTAGAGTAGcaacattaaaaaatgctaTTTTAAGAAACTGTGATCTTAGGTCAGCAGTATTAGCCGGTGCAGATTTAGAG tgCTGTGATTTATCAGGATCCGATTTACATGATGCAAATTTGCGTGgcgcaaattttaaaaatgccgaatttaatcgaatgtTAACACCATTACATATGTCTCAAAcgatacgataa
- the LOC412259 gene encoding BTB/POZ domain-containing protein KCTD9 isoform X2 — translation MKRITLFVNGTNISNGKVFMVTNSLDELLTAASTKFNIVAKRIFNVQGGEIDDINLVRDDDVLYVSCGEDFISKDKLCIPSQLNTYSEWITLNVGGKYFTTTRDTLTKKEPMSMLARMFTDTTGTEQRILPSRQDKNGAFLIDRSPTYFEPLLNYLRHGQIILDTNVNAAEARFYGIEGAINILTEMADEEELQRSGLVSLTRKDVLKAIMSTPTTSELRFQGGNFVGADLSQLDLRNINFKYAIMRGCSLAGSNLSGCCFERADLSHANLQGAVLSCVRMLCANLAAANLRSCNFEDPSGVPANMEGVNLKGANLEGSIMSAVNLRVATLKNAILRNCDLRSAVLAGADLECCDLSGSDLHDANLRGANFKNAEFNRMLTPLHMSQTIR, via the exons ATGAAGAGAATAACGCTTTTTGTCAATGGCACCAATATTTCAAATGGCAAG gTATTTATGGTAACCAATTCACTAGATGAATTATTAACAGCAGCTAGCacaaaatttaacattgttgccaaaagaatatttaatgttcAAGGTGGAGAAATTGATGATATTAATCTAGTcag GGATGATGATGTTTTATACGTTTCATGTGgagaagattttatttcaaaggaTAAGCTTTGTATTCCAAgtcaattaaatacatattcagAATGGATTACACTGAATGTtggtggaaaatattttacaacaacCAGAGATACTTTAACAAAAAAGGAACCAATGAGTATGTTGGCCAg AATGTTTACAGACACTACAGGCACTGAACAAAGGATCTTACCTAGCCGACAAGATAAAAATGGTGCATTTCTAATTGATAGAAGTCCTACATATTTTGAACcattgttgaattatttaagaCATGGACAAATAATACTTGATACCAATGTGAATGCAGCAG AAGCACGCTTTTATGGAATAGAAGgtgctattaatatattgactGAAATGGCAGATGAAGAAGAGCTCCAAAGAAGTGGTTTAGTATCATTAACTCGTAAAGATGTACTTAAAGCAATTATGTCAACACCTACAACATCAGAACTTAGGTTTCAAGGTGGTAATTTTGTTGGTGCTGACTTATCACAATTAGATctcagaaatataaatttcaag tatgCAATTATGCGTGGCTGTAGTTTGGCAGGTTCAAATTTATCGGGTTGTTGCTTTGAACGAGCCGATTTATCTCATGCAAATTTACAAGGTGCTGTGTTAAGTTGTGTAAGAATGCTATGTGCAAATCTAGCTGCTGCCAATCTTCGTTCATGTAATTTTGAAGATCCTTCGGGCGTACCTGCTAATATGGAAGGTGTGAATCTTAAAGGTGCCAATCTTGAAGGCAGTATTATGTCTGCTGTAAATCTTAGAGTAGcaacattaaaaaatgctaTTTTAAGAAACTGTGATCTTAGGTCAGCAGTATTAGCCGGTGCAGATTTAGAG tgCTGTGATTTATCAGGATCCGATTTACATGATGCAAATTTGCGTGgcgcaaattttaaaaatgccgaatttaatcgaatgtTAACACCATTACATATGTCTCAAAcgatacgataa
- the LOC412259 gene encoding BTB/POZ domain-containing protein KCTD9 isoform X3, with the protein MVTNSLDELLTAASTKFNIVAKRIFNVQGGEIDDINLVRDDDVLYVSCGEDFISKDKLCIPSQLNTYSEWITLNVGGKYFTTTRDTLTKKEPMSMLARMFTDTTGTEQRILPSRQDKNGAFLIDRSPTYFEPLLNYLRHGQIILDTNVNAAGVLAEARFYGIEGAINILTEMADEEELQRSGLVSLTRKDVLKAIMSTPTTSELRFQGGNFVGADLSQLDLRNINFKYAIMRGCSLAGSNLSGCCFERADLSHANLQGAVLSCVRMLCANLAAANLRSCNFEDPSGVPANMEGVNLKGANLEGSIMSAVNLRVATLKNAILRNCDLRSAVLAGADLECCDLSGSDLHDANLRGANFKNAEFNRMLTPLHMSQTIR; encoded by the exons ATGGTAACCAATTCACTAGATGAATTATTAACAGCAGCTAGCacaaaatttaacattgttgccaaaagaatatttaatgttcAAGGTGGAGAAATTGATGATATTAATCTAGTcag GGATGATGATGTTTTATACGTTTCATGTGgagaagattttatttcaaaggaTAAGCTTTGTATTCCAAgtcaattaaatacatattcagAATGGATTACACTGAATGTtggtggaaaatattttacaacaacCAGAGATACTTTAACAAAAAAGGAACCAATGAGTATGTTGGCCAg AATGTTTACAGACACTACAGGCACTGAACAAAGGATCTTACCTAGCCGACAAGATAAAAATGGTGCATTTCTAATTGATAGAAGTCCTACATATTTTGAACcattgttgaattatttaagaCATGGACAAATAATACTTGATACCAATGTGAATGCAGCAG gtGTTTTGGCAGAAGCACGCTTTTATGGAATAGAAGgtgctattaatatattgactGAAATGGCAGATGAAGAAGAGCTCCAAAGAAGTGGTTTAGTATCATTAACTCGTAAAGATGTACTTAAAGCAATTATGTCAACACCTACAACATCAGAACTTAGGTTTCAAGGTGGTAATTTTGTTGGTGCTGACTTATCACAATTAGATctcagaaatataaatttcaag tatgCAATTATGCGTGGCTGTAGTTTGGCAGGTTCAAATTTATCGGGTTGTTGCTTTGAACGAGCCGATTTATCTCATGCAAATTTACAAGGTGCTGTGTTAAGTTGTGTAAGAATGCTATGTGCAAATCTAGCTGCTGCCAATCTTCGTTCATGTAATTTTGAAGATCCTTCGGGCGTACCTGCTAATATGGAAGGTGTGAATCTTAAAGGTGCCAATCTTGAAGGCAGTATTATGTCTGCTGTAAATCTTAGAGTAGcaacattaaaaaatgctaTTTTAAGAAACTGTGATCTTAGGTCAGCAGTATTAGCCGGTGCAGATTTAGAG tgCTGTGATTTATCAGGATCCGATTTACATGATGCAAATTTGCGTGgcgcaaattttaaaaatgccgaatttaatcgaatgtTAACACCATTACATATGTCTCAAAcgatacgataa